ttttggcaAACAGTTGGTGTATTTTCTTTCCTCTGAAACAGACTGACTGTGATGTCCTGCTTTGAGTCTTTTAAAATTCACAGAAAcgtctgtaaaaaaaaaaaaaaaaaaaaagtttaaacttTCACTGAGAAAATGTGACAAACGAGATGAGAACTGTGTTTCTGTGAATTTGGGTTAGATTATTTCTGTCCCTTTGTCATGGTCCCTGCTGTATCCATCAGATTTTAGTTGCCTGTAGTCtcattttcttctcattttttctcttttttgttagCTACTTTTTGCTCTCCTTGAAGAATCACTGACCTCGTGTCTCCTGTTTTGTACCTTTatgtttttagttatttttttaagttagttTTGTCGCATTAGTTGGATTCATTGGTTTTCCTGCCAgctttgttcttttcttctgGCTTTTATTAGtaaagtttgttatttttgcattGTGAAAATGTCAGTGTGTTGAGACCCTTATGTTCTCATATTTTAGAGCATTAGTTATTCTGACACATTCTGTGTTTTTTCAGGTCCCAAAGAGTATCCACTTAGGGGTATTTGTGTTGACTGTACTATAGTACCTTTATATTTATAGTTTCATAATGTGTTAATATGCGTAACCATCTGGAGGCTTCCGCATTCCTGTTTTGTCTTCAAAATGTTCCTGTGTCAGATCAGTACTCACCGACTTCCCAGCTCCACTGAATGGCAGGAATTTCATTACGCTCTAGGATCACcctgagtaaaaataaaaacagaaacaccaGATAAACCATAAAGTCCTCTGAGTCCTAAAACTGATGCCAGTGACACACACTTACATCTGTATGGTGCTGatgattgtgctgaaaaggccGACCATGCCCAGGAACTCCACCCTGCTCAGGTTCTTCACGGTGTACTCCTGACACACGTTAGACACCGCATACAGCGAAGCACTGAGGAGCACCAGACCATCACCCAACAAGATGTTTGAGGCTGAGGAGAAGAACACAAGATCATCACTAAGGTTCAACATCGTCAGACGAACACTGATGTTGCCACAGTGTTGGTTTCCCTGTATGTCATGCACAGGCTGGAAAACACTTTTATCCCAGATTAGAGACCAAAAAGTCAGCAAAAGGTTGGAAAAATGGTGGCGATGGGATGTATTGTTGGTTTTATAACCCTAGAGAAAGTGGTTTTCTTTATTTCGTATATGTTTTGCATTGATTTTTTCCATCACtaagtgtaaaacatgtattTGATTTATACTTTTTCGTCTATTACCTGGTTAGGTTTGGGCACTTACACTACTTGGTTTGTGTTACATGTAGGAAAACACTGTGGTTTGGATGAAAAACGCACCTTCACGACAGTATCTaaactttttttctgtaataGAAGATCTCAGGACTTTAAAATGTAATACTGACACAGGTCTTTATATCTAAAAATTACCTGATATGTGAAGGATTTTTTCTTTAGTCGTTCACTTAAATCCAAAACATCACATGTGTCATAATTTAGGATTCTGTTCATATAAAGGTTaaggtcacttcctgttttattgtgcactTCCTGGCCTCTTgaccatgttttcagttttacttctttTGTAATTATCACCTGTTTCCAATTAGCCACCTGTGTAGCTCTTTCTATTTGCCAGATTGTCTTTGAACTCATCATAGTCAGTTTTCCATCTTTCCAAGTGTTCCTTGTATTTTTCCATAAACAGAATAAAAGCTTATTATGAAGTCTCGAGTGTTTTCAGTGTAACCATCTTGGTGTTGTTCTGTGTCCTATAGAGGTGGGTGGATTGATCCAAATAGTGATAGATACCAACATTGATATTGATATCAGATCGATACTCACGTGTTAGGATTGATACTTTGTCTCTATTCTCTaagttaagttttttttttcactgttgtcCTGCATTGACCTGATTCATTAAACAATTTATAGTCTTCCATCTGGGATTTAATTAGTGAGTAAACTCTTTGGAGAATTCCTTACTGGAGCCCTGGTCTCGTCCAGCCAGCAGGTCTGCCCCCACCATGGCCCCCACTCCGAGCAGACAGATGCAGACGGCGACATAGTGGATCAGCCTGTAGCGAGCCTTCAAAATCCACCAGCTCAGACCCATCAGGACCGGGATCACGAAGCAGTCCAGCAGCTGGAGGCAGAAATGATAATTGTGCAATAATGTATGCGATGGATCAATTAATTTGTTTTGAACTaattttaatgaccactaattaactgtgattttttttttacataataattagttaaaacaacaaaacgcCTTTCAATTTCAACCTCAACACAACTCATTAATTTAACACAGTTTAGTGGGCTACATACTGAAGTGAACTGAACTCCAACACCAATACTGGCTGGTATTGATACGATCGATTCTTTGGATCACACTTCTAGTTTTTGTTGTGCCTTTTGGAGCAAATTGATGGAATCATTTGATTTGTATTATTTACCGTGTGGAACGTCCAAAATGCTTCTGATCCAGCTGTGACTTTTGAGTTCAAATTTAGTGATGTGTTTACATTTCAGGAAAGGTTGATAGTGATCGATTGATACGATTGAGTATATTACGTTACATTATGTACTGAAGGAGTGGTTGCACCCTTAGTAATCTTGGCACTTTCAtaacacactgaaatacattttgaagTGTACTCACCTGTATGCTGGTGATGGTGGTGTATTGGTACGCTTTAACCACAGTGTAGTTTGCTTCCACATCCACCAGCCCGAGCAGCAAGTACTTCCACCATCGTCTCTTCAAAATCTGTAAAAAATTGCCATCCCCTGCATTTTAAAGGGGAGCACCCCTGAACTTCAGTactgatgtgtttgtttctgcaaCAAGCCTGAGGACACTCTGCCTCACTGCAAAGCAAAATACATTtgcatatttacaaaaaaataaataaaaaatccaaGACAAAATCTCACAAATTTCTGAAAAGGACAGtcctaaactttaaaaaaattttttttacaaatttacaaagaaaattttTGACTTTAAGTCAGAGAACCACATTGCTTTACTTTTCAAGTCTGTTTGCAAAGGGCAACACAAAACAATATTTCTATCATCACAGTTACTTTACACATTCTGTTAATCCCAATACAACACCCAGTTTGGAAAAACCTGCCTCTGAATATCCCAATAAAGACTGATCAAgtgttctgtgtatttatgtataATATGGCATATAAAGATTTAATTTTACTGCCATAAAGTGTTGCTATGCGTGTCATGAATTTCAGCGTTAATCTCAGGTGTTCAGCACAGGTGTCACCTGTTCTGCAGAGCAGCATGGTGGTGTAGGTGACAGTCAGCAGGAGGTAGTTCAGGAAACTCTGCAGCATGGGTGTGTTCACGTGGAAGTTTGAGGCCAGGAACTGGGAGGTGATAGCTGTCCCACAGATGAGGCCCGCCAGCCCCTGACCCATAGCAAATGTCTTGGCCAGCTGCCTGAGAGAGAGATGAGCGGTGGATCTTTAACAATGGTCACAATAGGCAGCTTTGCTTTTTGAAGTCACTGTAAGTAGATTTGCCTGGCAGATGATCCTGTTCAACATGTATATACAAtgtgtttttcacttttctaAAAAAGTTTGGTGTTTGGTTGATGATGTTTCTACATGGAGTTTTCCCAGTATTACTAACACACTGCACACTTTATGTTCCACATAAGACTTTGGTATCAATCATATCTGCTGTTGTAAACTGCCACATTATTCCTTTAAAGGcaagttttttatgttttataatttgatgatgaaaatgtatttgacaaaaaaaaatgtaagtacAAACAAAATTAGTTTTAGTCAACAATTTAACCTActactctttaaaataaaacagagtagAAATGTAAAGATGTGTGCTGAAACACtggaaataaagtttaaaacagaTGATATTTAAATATTCATAAATGCTGCGAATAACATTTTTAGAAGAGTCTTCGTCATCCAGCCTGCAGCCCACTGCAACCGTGGTGTCACAGCATTTAGGTTTATGCCCCTCTGCAGAGGGGTACCGGCTTACGTCAGTGACCTGGTTGTACACAGCAGTGGCCCAACCACAGACAACAGTTTGAAAACTGCTTGTGCATAACTAATGAAGTCGAGCTAAAGAATAACTTCTTTTTATCTTTCAGCCTCAATCTGTCATTTGCAtttagtttgaaaaaaaaatgctggacTTTGGTTTATTTTGCCATTTGGAAAACTGTTAAAGCATTAGCCCTTTGGTGAGGCTGTTGTTCACAGCTAATATTTACAGATGTCTCCTACATGAAGGTAAATCATAAAGTTGTCTGTTCAACACTTGACTGCAGCaatgtttgtaaaaaaaaaacattcacctGATTTGGAATGTTTTAATGAATTTCATGTGAAATATGTGAGACgctgtaaataaaatatcagAAGCTGTGACATCTGCAAATGTTTAGGGACTACAAGCGTCCATCAGTCTATGTAAACCGAGCTGCACGCCTGAAGGACTTAGTTTCTAGATAATATGATCTTAAATGGCCCCTAAAAAACTGCAAGAAAAATGTCTACTTGGCCTCCGTGCCATTCGGCAgctttttaacttaaaaaaacccaacttgtAATTTACTTGAAAGTCTAATTAAAACACAAGTAACTGAACCACTTTGAATCAGACTGCTGATCTCCCCCTCTCGCCTCCTCTGTTCACTCACCAGGTGAAAACCTCTTTGGGGTTGAATTCTCGGATCCTCAGCAGGAGTCTGCTCCTTTCGTTCATTTCGCTGGTGTTCCTGGACGAATCCTCAGACCGTTTAGCAACCGTGTCGTCTCACCAGTGATGGAGGAGTGAGTCCTCTCTTCAAGCTTTTAGCTCCTCCACCTTCACGGTATCAGAGCTGAATGATTAACAGCCTTAGAGGGCAAAGATTACTCCTTCACTTATCTGTTCGTGTGTATGCGCCGAAGACTAAAAGATAAGAACTGATGATGaaggatatatatttttaaagtcatCACTGGGATTCTTTTCACCACTGATGAGATGAAAAAgtcctttgtcctgttttttgtATGCAAATGTCCATGGTGAAGAATATAGTTTAATCATGACGTATAGATCGTTACTTAAATCTAAGTTAATATTTCCCCACTTTAGTGTTCACTGCACTACTTTAGACAATTGTGATTTACTGCTTTCAATATTAAGatagaatttaaaaaacatataaaactgaaattataaaacacatttaaaatatatatataaacaaggACATCTTAACCTCTTTGGTTTTCAGTCAAATAAGGTTTGGGAACATaacatgattattttatttgtaatacTGGTCAGATTCCACAAAGAAATTTCAAAGGATGTTTATATTTGCACAAGTGAAATTATGTGGGGGGTTTCATTTTGGGTCTGTTGAGTGACCAGAAGGTTTTCTTGCATTTCCTGCATTCTTAGGCAGCAGTTTGTACCTTTTCCCCTATGTGCGTTTATGCTTCTGTCACTGTAAAGATATCAGgatgattttctgtttttgaggaTGTCACCTGTTCAACCTTCAAGTGACCAAGTTGTCCTGTGGTATTAATTGTAGGAAGTCTTTCCTCTTATGTTATAGGTGAGTCTACTTGTcctaagataagatgacctttattagtcccacaggtgggaaatttgttttgttacagcaaagtgcaaagttatgtagaaattagaaaacactggaaagcaataaaatacaataaaataaaataaaataccatatacaagagaataaaatagaatagaataatatatacaatagaataaaatggaaatacaaatactatatacaactgagtaagaaaatacaaaaatacaacttcgtcaaaagaagaattgcacatatagcagtcttattgcacatttaCAACATGTGCATGTGCAGGTTTAACACCTGTAAGCCAGAGCAGGCAGGTAGGCCATGGACAAACAAGCCTTCAGGGATATTTGGATAGTCTAGCCTTTTTACCCAAATACTCTCTCCATTGTACAGATTTCTGTGTGGATGAACAGTTGGTAGCTTTCAGAGGCAGGTGCAGTTTCAGCAACACATCCCTGCTAAACCGGCCAAGTGTGGCATAAAGATCTGTTGTAAATGTGATGCCAGAACTCCCTTTTTACACAAAAATGATTGAAAACTGTgaacatgttaatgtttgtAATGAAAGCAAATCTCATagtaaaaaaaaggtttgcatATGAATCCAGATAATTCAGTAAAGCACTAGAAATTGTTTCTTTGTTCAGATACAGAAATAACTGctataaataatatttacttTAAACCTCTCCACCCATCAGCAGCTAAATTTCAGATTAAGAATAAAAGTCAATGTCAGTTCTGTACAAGATTTAAAATGGGAAATGGCATTCTCCAATATTCAGCATAACATAGACACTATAACATGTGAATATTTACTATCtcttaactatttaaataaaaagattaTTAATACAATGTCACCCTAAAATAATAATCCTAACCCATTGCAAAGTCTTTCCAAAAAAAAGTTATACAGCAATCACAAAACAGACGAGtcaacattattattaatactgttgttgttgttataagTCCATGTTATTACACAATTTTATTGTTGCACTTGTTAGGACTAATTGTGGCACGTGATCTAAGAGAACAGGCTCTCCGCCCCTTCGTGTGTGCGTGAAATAAGGTTTCTAGGAAGATTTCACAGTAAAAACGCTCCTTTTGTGCGGGCTGACATTACCTAATGCTGAGCCGGCTGCAGCAGGAGTCTCGCGAGATTCTGCGAGGTGATAAGTTGAAGAAACATGGCGACGTCTAATTTGTTAAAGGTAAGAAGCTCTCGAATATATCGCATTTCCTATGCTTGTGTGCACATTCAGTTTCTCCGTTTCAGTGTGTGTTCACGCCTCTAACGCAGATATGTACTGTCGGTGCCGTGTTTTGCATAAAAGCGCGCTAATTTTTAAATAGACGGATTAAATGCACAAATAGGTGCGCCTGAAGTCACAGTTGTCACCGCTGTCGTCTGTCCGGTGTTAATATCGGAGTCCGTTTGGCCCGGTGTTCGTGTATGGCTCCAGCAGAGCAGAAGCAGAACCGAGCCTGTCTCCTGCGGTTCTTAACTCGAGCCAAACCGTAGCCGTTAGCCGGTCACCTGAAGCCGGCGACGACGAACCGACAGCCGGAGCCGGAGAGCATGGGAAACACGGCTCGGGGAGAAAATCAACCGATAGGACATCGCGTCAACCCCGCAGCTCAACCGTAAATACTTTTCTTTTGGCCAggtctttattctttattgattTTAGCGATCTAACAGCCGGTAAACCGACACCGGCCCTCTGCAACCGGAACCTGCTAAATCTACAAAAGCCTCCATTAAACATAATGTCTTCCAGCAGCAAACGTTAATAACACACCGGGTCACCTATGACAGAGGCGGTCAGGTCGGTGCTGAACATAATTATCCCTTTATAGAATTGCCTCACAGTCACCTGACAGGTTCGACAGGCGGCTCCCCACCCCCTCCCCTCTGACCCTTGACCCTGGCTGCTGTCACACTTTTGGGAGACTTGATGAGCTAACACATGTGCTGTTTTTCAAACAGACTTGATCTCTCCAGCTTGTCCTAGTGTCTCCTCCCAGCTGTACATGCCTGacacacctcacccaggaggcatcctaggTTGGGTCCTCAATGTGAAGGGGCAGGAGCTCTGCTTTGAGTGCCTCCTAAATCACAAAGCCCCTCACCTTATCCCTGTCTATAAGGCTGAGCTCATACACCCTTCAGGGGAAGCTCATTTCCGGCATTTGTATCCAcaatctcattctttcagtcactacccagagcTCGTGGCTGTAGGTGGGGGTAGGAGCGTAAATTGGTCAGATCTATGTCAGATTATGAGCTCCAGCAGATGAGCAGCATTCTCTCTCCACCACAATTCTCTGATTTTACGGTCCAGAGGTAGTTGAAAAGGTCAAGAAGAAAAATCGTGAGCGGGAGCTTTTCCCACTTTCTAAAACAGCCTGGCTTAAATACAGTGAGCATAGGGCTGTACATTTGAACAGAAACGTAACAAAGTgctgaaatgtataaaaatcCATGAATGTCCTTAAACATTGCAGAGTGCTTTAAAATCGAGTCATTGTTCCAAAAACCTTGCTTTGATTGCTTAAATGAAGTGTTGGATGGGCAGATATGAAGAACGGGTATGAGAAGTGCTCCAGTACTCTAAACCTGTGGTTCCCAAATGATGTAAACAACCAATCTTTTATTATTACTGTGTAAGATTGCATATAAAGTAAGCAGCTTGTACACGCTCATTTCCCCTGGGGGGGGGAGAAAACCTCTGTCATAGGTAGCCCGGTCTGTTTGCATAGTTACTGGATGATGGGGATTATGAGTGTGAGAGACAAACCAGGAAGTCAAAGTGGGTGTAACAGGAtcattttgttttggggtttgttttgcGTGTGTGGCTCAAACCACAGCTGACTACCAGCACCGATCCCCGTcagctagagctgggcgatataagattttttcatatcacgatatgtttttttcatttcaggcgataacgatatatatcacgatataagccaaataactatatttgtaagatttaaatgtgccattgctcacaagtaaaatgtgaaataattagcagcttgttttaattaaaatatttatttcccataataagttcaacagggtagatgtacttaaggaacatgagacttcagtttcagataaaggcaaatattgtaaactacacaaaaggcagccgctaaagcgtttaagtttcaaaatagaacaaacaaaacagactaaattgtcaattccacttagaaacaaaattttaattctaaaaataaatcttaggtcgttttacagaagaacagacaaaattgactaacttttgtcaatatcaaataaactgagaactggAAATTCTCAGGCTGTCCACACGCATATGgggggtatttttgaaaacggagattttccgtttcaAAAATAATCCGTCCACACGTagcgcagaaatgaaggaaaacgctgctaggaacatgccaaagcaacaggtggcgatatattctaACCGTgttgttggccaatcagaagtctagaagcctcggtaggaaatagtaaacaaagatggggcatagaaacagaaccgagtcgtcgtatgtgtggagggacagtaactatgtgtgtatatgtaagcatttaaacactgcagagagtacaattaacagtaacagtattgtagaaattcatttcaccgaaacaataacgtggcgcacagtgtggcGTCAAAAAggtgcacacctttgacgctatgttttctccgttttcttgtccacacgtaaatgcaaaaagcGGAGTTTtcaaaatatccaccctggcaggcgtttttagaaatctccgttttcagtgactgaaaacgccgttCACGTGTGGGAtcaggtgcaaacgcatagaaaaatctgcgttttcaaaaataccggtgcgtgtggacgtagcatcaatctctccttgttgtatagcttagcttttcaaacagttttaacagttactttagtctgacaaaagccgaatgatgaattagcgctttcagtcagagattgagcatgcaccgctttattgtatatccagacttgctttcggcacaatttacagtgcgcgctactttgtttttgtcagacttgaaatagcgaaataccttcacactacggaacttctgtggcccttccgtttgacaatctctccagcattggaaccatcatctgtttttttttggtaaccttcgctcacgctctcggttgatttttctctagtcggcaaactcatttccttcattacctgggcggcccggctgcaaaacaaatacacatgtgcgccttggcgcttgtgctgtcaaacaagtcatgtgacgtggcgctgcggctgtgattggttcggctctgcgctacttaatttggattggctgttctttttttttttttttttttttaagaggacaagagagatgaggtctatcgcaatagtttaatttttctatcgagaaaaagttatttcgcatatacatatcgttatcgttttatcgcccagctctaccgtcagctaaagaaagaaaaaaaaggttcacAGAGGGCTGGAAAACCATGTGGTGGATGGTTTGAAACCGAGcaaatggaaaataaataaattaggtgATGACAACAGGCTGTATGCTAGTGGAGGTTCATGCAAACAAACCTAGGTTCATGCTGttttcaaatggctaaatgttACCTAATCTTACTAAGGTCAAACTGCTGAAGGGAATTCAATTAAAATGATCACAACAtacatgcatcaagacataattATAGATCAGAATTTgtatttaaaacacacattgaAGGGTTGTGTCCAAAATGAATGTTAGGTTTTCGGGGGGGTTTAACAAATAATtactacttttaaaaaaaagcttcttttttttaaatgttattagaTTAGAGTGGATCATCTGCTCCTAAAGAATAAGATGAtaaaatttattttacattataaTTATTTATCCCAGAGTTGGGAAATTTCAGCAGTAAAAAATCGCTCAAATAAATGGAATGGTGCATAGCTATTTAAAAGAGAAGACAAAGTGCAAGTACAGCTAAGTGGTTGTCTTTTCTCACACGCTTGGATTGGTTTCCTCTTATCTGCATATGTGTAAAAAACGTAATAACACATATTTGTCCCCAGAGTCAGGACAGAGTTGGGgctcaaaagctttt
The genomic region above belongs to Oreochromis aureus strain Israel breed Guangdong linkage group 14, ZZ_aureus, whole genome shotgun sequence and contains:
- the slc35f2l gene encoding solute carrier family 35 member F2; the protein is MNERSRLLLRIREFNPKEVFTWQLAKTFAMGQGLAGLICGTAITSQFLASNFHVNTPMLQSFLNYLLLTVTYTTMLLCRTGDGNFLQILKRRWWKYLLLGLVDVEANYTVVKAYQYTTITSIQLLDCFVIPVLMGLSWWILKARYRLIHYVAVCICLLGVGAMVGADLLAGRDQGSTSNILLGDGLVLLSASLYAVSNVCQEYTVKNLSRVEFLGMVGLFSTIISTIQMVILERNEIPAIQWSWEVGLLFAAFALCMYALYSFMPIVIKLSSATSVNLSLLTADLFSLFCGIFLFHYNFSGLYIVSLVVILIGFVAFNAVPTPTAATDSSPSSSPAATCEEGCSENPVAAQGDAQELQPTEDRRKRSASGPSQSYGSTELSTRM